A stretch of Candidatus Symbiobacter mobilis CR DNA encodes these proteins:
- a CDS encoding chemotaxis protein, producing MSIDQDIEERTKLAGTNKFELLLFRLGESPSTGERELYGINVFKVREVLVMPKITALANAHEHLMGVANIRGQIIPVINLSAVIGCKPKLGHTILMVTEFARTVQAFAVEDVREIVRLDWDQVLPAEGTHAGTLVTGIARLDPGNPDTRLAQVLDVEQVIREVSPDSRGEAAEREMDKTALPLPPGTVILVADDSYVARSVIELGLKAMNASYIMTKTGKEAWDYLQNQAEQAKAEGMMVRNKVAVVLTDLEMPEMDGFTLTKLIKQDSRFRGMPVVIHSSLTGTTNEVHVKGVGADGYVAKFSPSELSATLRRVLSTS from the coding sequence ATGAGCATTGATCAGGATATCGAAGAACGCACCAAGCTGGCTGGCACGAACAAATTCGAGCTATTGCTGTTCCGGCTCGGTGAATCGCCATCGACGGGCGAGCGGGAGCTGTACGGCATCAACGTATTCAAGGTACGCGAAGTGCTTGTCATGCCCAAGATCACCGCGCTGGCCAATGCGCACGAGCACCTCATGGGCGTGGCCAACATTCGTGGGCAGATCATCCCGGTGATCAATCTTTCCGCCGTCATCGGCTGCAAGCCCAAACTAGGGCACACGATCCTGATGGTGACAGAGTTTGCGCGAACTGTACAAGCCTTCGCCGTAGAAGACGTTCGCGAAATCGTCCGGCTGGATTGGGATCAGGTGCTTCCCGCAGAAGGCACGCACGCTGGCACGTTGGTGACTGGCATAGCCCGCCTCGACCCCGGCAACCCCGACACGAGGCTCGCGCAAGTGCTCGACGTCGAGCAGGTCATCCGGGAAGTTTCCCCAGACAGCCGGGGGGAAGCGGCGGAAAGGGAAATGGACAAGACGGCATTGCCCTTGCCGCCAGGAACGGTGATTCTGGTCGCAGACGACTCGTACGTGGCGCGTTCCGTCATCGAGCTGGGCCTCAAGGCCATGAACGCCTCCTACATCATGACCAAGACCGGCAAAGAAGCGTGGGACTACCTGCAAAACCAGGCAGAACAAGCCAAAGCGGAAGGAATGATGGTGCGCAACAAAGTGGCCGTCGTGCTTACGGACCTGGAAATGCCAGAAATGGATGGGTTCACCCTCACCAAACTGATCAAACAGGACAGCCGTTTCCGGGGGATGCCAGTCGTCATCCACTCTTCCCTGACCGGTACGACGAACGAAGTCCATGTCAAAGGGGTAGGAGCAGACGGGTACGTCGCCAAGTTTTCCCCAAGCGAACTCTCCGCTACCCTGCGCAGAGTGCTGAGCACGAGCTGA
- a CDS encoding methyl-accepting chemotaxis protein: MSSKPFSLWERLFQGAKINRRLTELEDELRVRTDILNMTSIVSEADKKGDIVSVNEKFVEVSKYGRSELIGFPHSKTRHPDMPKETFRQMWATIGRGEMFRGIIKNRAKDGTPYYVDAVIAPIMGDNGKPKKYLGVRYDITEAEAQRQDAKGLLSAIDASYCMIEFDLTGQVQKANENFLRAMGYSAAEITGKHHRIFVDPAEAGAATYRQFWADLGAGKAQQSVFKRFTKAGKVVWLQAVYTPVLDEVGRVLKVVKIGTDITADVQANTMLKTAVEESLVVIAAAKKGDLSKRVDLVGKSGPIQALSGGINELLETTVVAFADVAQIMAALSRGDLEQRIAREYSGTFDQIKQDANTTAEKLAHIIDDMARLFEALAKGDLTQRITRETEGAFDRVKRDANDSFGKLAGIIEEVRGAADALTSAANQVSATAQSISQAASQQAAGVEETTSQIEVMSASITQNSDNARVTDGMATKTTREAVDGGNAVAQTVSAMKQIAAKIGIVDDIAYQTNLLALNAAIEAARAGEHGKGFAVVAAEVRKLAERSQEAAKEIGELAGSSVTTAERAGKLLDEIVPSVKKTSELVQEIAAASTEQSESVTQIGAAMGQLNSATQQNASASEELAATSEELSSQAEQLQRSVAFFNLGGQGVFAPPSIPRAAAIDRRIASTTARLPAPGRPTGNFRPF; this comes from the coding sequence ATGAGCAGCAAACCATTTTCCTTGTGGGAGCGCCTCTTCCAAGGCGCGAAGATCAACCGCAGACTGACCGAGTTGGAAGACGAACTGCGGGTGCGAACCGACATCCTGAACATGACGAGCATCGTCTCGGAGGCAGACAAGAAAGGCGACATCGTCAGCGTCAACGAGAAATTCGTCGAGGTCTCGAAATACGGTCGTTCCGAATTGATCGGGTTCCCGCATAGCAAAACGCGGCACCCGGACATGCCCAAGGAAACATTCCGGCAAATGTGGGCCACGATCGGGCGTGGGGAGATGTTCCGGGGAATCATCAAAAACCGAGCGAAAGACGGCACCCCCTACTACGTCGATGCCGTCATCGCCCCCATCATGGGCGACAACGGCAAGCCCAAAAAGTATCTCGGCGTGCGGTACGACATCACCGAAGCCGAAGCACAGCGACAAGATGCCAAAGGGCTACTGTCCGCCATTGATGCGTCCTACTGCATGATCGAATTCGACCTGACTGGTCAAGTGCAAAAAGCCAATGAGAACTTTTTGCGCGCCATGGGGTATTCGGCAGCGGAAATCACAGGCAAACACCACCGCATATTCGTGGATCCTGCCGAAGCAGGCGCAGCCACATACCGGCAATTCTGGGCCGACCTAGGCGCTGGCAAGGCCCAACAAAGCGTGTTCAAGCGATTTACCAAAGCTGGCAAAGTCGTCTGGCTGCAAGCGGTGTATACGCCGGTACTCGATGAAGTCGGTCGCGTACTCAAAGTCGTCAAGATCGGCACGGACATTACGGCCGATGTGCAGGCCAATACCATGCTCAAGACGGCAGTCGAAGAATCCCTGGTAGTCATCGCTGCGGCAAAGAAGGGGGATCTGAGCAAGCGCGTCGATCTCGTCGGCAAATCGGGGCCCATCCAGGCGCTGAGCGGCGGAATCAACGAATTGCTGGAAACTACCGTCGTCGCCTTTGCCGATGTGGCGCAAATCATGGCAGCGCTGTCGCGCGGAGATCTGGAGCAACGCATCGCTCGCGAGTATTCGGGCACCTTCGACCAAATCAAGCAGGATGCCAACACCACGGCGGAAAAACTCGCCCACATCATCGACGACATGGCGCGCCTGTTCGAAGCCTTGGCCAAAGGAGATTTGACGCAGCGCATCACACGCGAGACCGAAGGAGCCTTTGACCGCGTCAAGCGCGATGCGAACGACAGCTTCGGCAAGCTCGCCGGCATCATCGAAGAGGTGCGCGGCGCAGCCGATGCACTCACTTCCGCAGCCAATCAGGTCAGTGCCACTGCGCAGTCGATCAGCCAGGCAGCAAGCCAGCAGGCGGCAGGCGTGGAGGAGACCACTTCGCAAATCGAAGTCATGTCTGCATCCATCACCCAGAACAGCGATAACGCACGGGTGACGGACGGGATGGCGACCAAGACAACCCGGGAAGCCGTGGATGGTGGCAATGCCGTAGCGCAGACCGTATCGGCGATGAAGCAAATCGCCGCCAAGATCGGCATCGTCGACGACATTGCCTACCAGACCAACCTGCTAGCGCTCAACGCCGCGATCGAAGCGGCACGCGCAGGCGAACATGGCAAGGGTTTTGCCGTCGTGGCGGCCGAAGTGCGCAAGCTGGCCGAACGCAGCCAGGAAGCAGCCAAGGAAATCGGCGAACTGGCAGGGTCGAGCGTGACAACGGCCGAGCGTGCTGGCAAGCTGCTCGACGAAATCGTCCCCAGCGTCAAAAAGACGTCCGAGTTGGTGCAGGAAATCGCCGCAGCCAGTACGGAGCAAAGCGAATCCGTCACGCAAATCGGCGCGGCAATGGGGCAACTCAATTCGGCCACGCAACAAAACGCCAGCGCTTCGGAGGAACTTGCCGCGACGAGCGAAGAGCTATCCAGCCAAGCCGAGCAGTTGCAGCGTTCCGTGGCCTTCTTCAATTTGGGGGGACAGGGGGTGTTCGCTCCCCCATCGATACCTCGGGCAGCCGCCATAGATCGACGCATTGCCTCCACCACAGCGCGACTGCCAGCCCCGGGGCGCCCGACGGGAAATTTCCGACCGTTTTGA
- a CDS encoding Cache 3/Cache 2 fusion domain-containing protein, with protein sequence MMPTLQWKKVSLGGKLAISNFLLVAMALVLCIAAISYSISHLIEDRVVEEIEGKTQMLGAMIDGADRDLRGRTGQLAKAFQHHIAGSFEIGAEQIEVKGQQTPAMLRNGAPMNLDFGIVDGFTQLTGAVATVFVKTGDDFVRVTTSLKNDKGERAIGTLLDRAHPGYQAVLAGGSFTGVASLFGKQYMTQYDPIVDTQGKVIGLSFIGLDFSDQLVSLKDSIRNLKLGQTGYYYVLDTRPGEHYGKLVVHPSQEGKNILTAKDSDGREFIREILERKTGLIRYPWLNPGLGETQPREKVVAFTYIKNWNWVLGGGTYVDEYTTEILTLLLQYTAVGLGIVLLISLSWWGLIRRLVVAPMHHLKEAAEKIAQGDLTSVLGTDREDEIGDLVQAMATVEMVLLDFQNAQEQMAKQHADGMIDYRMPVAALPGAYGDMAQGVNDIVESHLATTMRVVEVVAGYTEGKLDVAIERLPGQKARITQAVDSVQQAMKEAAAAAAFNLRIRQSLDGLPVCVTISDTEGRLTHATPAAEELLRLFSASGIDPHKLYGQKVSILLQKGSDVAQFDRALHAPETLDIDAHGRKLRLLARPVRDGQGALIGRITQWVDRTEELAAEEELDVLVNAAGAGDFGGRLGLEGKTGFFRKIFEGMNRLVDTCEQSLEDVAEVLASVAQGDLTRRITRDYGGLFAKVKESVNKTSENLTRVVDEVRDAAQALSNAANQVSATAQSLSQAAMEQASSVEEATTQVNTMTTSINQNTDNARVTDDLASRTTQEAGEGGAAVAQTVEAMKQIAVKIGIVDDIAYQTNLLALNAAIEAARAGEHGKGFAVVAAEVRKLAERSQEAAKEIGELARNSVTTSELAGELLEQIVPSIRRTSELVQEIAAASGEQSSSIQHIGGAMGMLGRSTQQNSSASEELAATSEELANQAGQLQSTIGFFRTAHASTGVAIATSAKERRAGTQGSRGVYGASSPTRPMLQAPVRGR encoded by the coding sequence ATGATGCCTACTTTGCAGTGGAAAAAAGTCAGTTTGGGAGGCAAGCTCGCCATCAGCAATTTCCTGCTGGTGGCTATGGCGTTGGTGCTATGCATCGCTGCCATCAGTTACTCCATTTCCCACCTCATCGAGGATCGAGTCGTCGAGGAAATCGAGGGCAAGACGCAAATGCTCGGTGCAATGATCGACGGGGCGGATCGGGATCTCCGTGGCAGAACGGGGCAACTCGCCAAGGCCTTCCAGCATCACATCGCCGGGTCGTTCGAGATTGGGGCCGAACAAATCGAGGTCAAAGGGCAACAAACCCCAGCGATGTTGCGCAACGGTGCGCCGATGAACCTGGACTTTGGGATCGTCGATGGCTTCACCCAACTGACCGGGGCAGTGGCCACCGTTTTCGTCAAAACCGGGGACGACTTCGTTCGCGTAACGACCTCGCTCAAAAACGACAAAGGGGAACGTGCCATCGGTACCTTGCTCGACCGGGCACACCCGGGCTACCAAGCCGTCCTGGCTGGGGGGAGCTTCACCGGGGTCGCATCGCTGTTCGGCAAACAGTACATGACGCAGTACGACCCCATCGTCGACACACAGGGCAAGGTGATTGGCTTGAGCTTTATCGGGCTGGATTTTTCCGATCAGCTCGTCTCGCTCAAGGATTCGATCCGCAATCTCAAGTTGGGGCAAACCGGCTATTACTACGTACTCGATACCCGTCCCGGGGAGCACTACGGCAAGCTCGTCGTCCACCCATCGCAGGAAGGGAAGAACATTCTGACTGCCAAAGATTCCGATGGACGGGAGTTCATTCGCGAGATCCTTGAGCGCAAGACCGGGCTGATTCGCTATCCCTGGCTCAACCCAGGGCTTGGGGAAACGCAACCCCGGGAAAAGGTGGTTGCGTTCACCTACATCAAAAATTGGAACTGGGTACTGGGCGGGGGAACGTATGTCGATGAGTACACCACAGAGATTCTCACCCTGCTGCTGCAGTACACCGCTGTCGGTCTTGGGATCGTGCTCCTGATTTCCCTATCGTGGTGGGGTTTGATTCGTCGATTGGTCGTAGCGCCGATGCACCATCTCAAGGAAGCCGCCGAAAAAATCGCGCAGGGGGACCTGACTTCGGTGCTGGGTACCGACCGCGAAGACGAAATCGGCGACTTGGTGCAGGCGATGGCCACGGTAGAGATGGTGCTCCTCGACTTCCAGAACGCGCAAGAGCAGATGGCGAAGCAGCATGCCGATGGAATGATCGACTACCGGATGCCCGTGGCTGCACTTCCTGGCGCTTATGGCGACATGGCGCAAGGCGTCAACGACATCGTGGAGTCACACCTGGCCACGACGATGCGGGTCGTCGAAGTGGTGGCTGGGTATACCGAAGGGAAGCTCGACGTCGCCATAGAACGGCTACCCGGGCAAAAAGCCAGGATCACGCAAGCCGTCGACAGCGTGCAGCAAGCGATGAAAGAGGCCGCTGCAGCAGCGGCGTTCAACCTGCGTATCCGCCAGTCACTCGACGGCCTGCCCGTGTGCGTGACGATTTCGGACACGGAAGGGCGCCTGACCCACGCCACCCCTGCTGCGGAAGAATTGCTCCGATTGTTCAGTGCATCGGGCATCGACCCCCACAAGTTGTACGGACAAAAAGTCAGCATCCTGCTCCAAAAGGGCTCCGACGTGGCCCAGTTTGATCGTGCGCTGCATGCGCCGGAGACTTTGGACATTGATGCACATGGCAGGAAGTTGCGTCTGCTCGCTCGGCCCGTACGTGACGGACAGGGAGCGCTCATTGGACGCATCACCCAATGGGTCGATCGCACCGAAGAATTGGCTGCGGAAGAGGAACTGGACGTATTGGTGAACGCCGCAGGTGCAGGAGATTTCGGCGGACGGCTGGGGTTGGAAGGCAAAACGGGGTTTTTCCGCAAAATTTTCGAAGGAATGAATCGTCTGGTGGATACCTGCGAACAAAGCCTGGAAGACGTGGCCGAGGTACTAGCGTCCGTGGCGCAAGGAGATTTGACGCGCCGAATCACCCGGGATTACGGCGGGTTATTCGCGAAGGTCAAAGAGAGCGTCAACAAAACCAGCGAGAACCTCACCCGTGTGGTCGATGAAGTGCGCGATGCAGCGCAAGCACTCAGCAATGCGGCCAACCAGGTCAGCGCCACGGCGCAGTCCCTGAGCCAAGCAGCGATGGAGCAGGCTTCTTCGGTAGAAGAGGCGACTACGCAAGTCAACACGATGACGACGTCGATCAACCAGAACACCGACAACGCCCGCGTGACTGACGACCTTGCAAGCAGGACGACGCAAGAAGCCGGCGAAGGGGGCGCAGCCGTCGCGCAGACGGTGGAAGCCATGAAACAGATCGCCGTCAAGATCGGCATCGTCGACGACATTGCGTACCAAACCAACCTCCTTGCGCTGAATGCAGCCATCGAAGCTGCACGCGCCGGGGAACACGGCAAAGGGTTTGCCGTCGTCGCAGCGGAAGTGCGCAAGTTGGCAGAACGCAGTCAAGAAGCCGCCAAGGAAATCGGCGAACTAGCCAGGAACAGCGTCACCACCTCCGAGCTGGCTGGGGAGCTGCTCGAACAAATCGTACCCAGCATCCGCCGAACCAGTGAATTGGTGCAGGAGATCGCTGCGGCATCTGGAGAACAGAGTTCGTCGATCCAGCACATCGGCGGCGCCATGGGAATGCTGGGCCGGTCTACGCAGCAAAACTCTTCTGCATCCGAGGAATTGGCTGCCACCAGTGAGGAGCTGGCGAACCAGGCCGGGCAGTTGCAAAGCACCATCGGCTTTTTCCGTACCGCCCATGCCAGTACCGGAGTAGCCATCGCCACATCGGCCAAAGAACGGAGGGCGGGAACCCAAGGAAGCAGAGGGGTGTATGGTGCATCATCCCCCACGCGCCCCATGTTGCAAGCGCCGGTACGCGGCAGATAG